The Candidatus Acidiferrales bacterium genomic interval AATATTGATTGATTCCGTCCCGGATCATCTCGCAAGGCTTTAGTATTGTCGGTTGCAATATAACCTGGGGCTATCGCGTTGACCGTTACTCCGCTCGAAGCCCATTCATTCGAGAAAGCCATCGTGAGCTGCTTGACGCCGCCCTTTGATGCGGAATATCCCGGGACAAGTATTCCACCTTGGAAAGCCAGCAGTGAAGCAATAAAAACAATCTTCCCGTATCCTCTGGTCACCATGCTCTTTCCGATTTCGCGTGTCAGCACGAACTGCGAAGAGAGATTCACCTCGATAACTCTGTCCCAGTACTCATCCGGGTGTTCGGAGATTGGTTTTCGCATAATCGTCCCGGCATTGTTGACCAGTATGTCAATTTTTGGGAAGTCGGTTTTTACGTTCCTGATAAAACCATAAAGCGATTTTCGATCCGAAAAGTCGCTCGTGTAAGACTTGAACCTCCGCCCTCGCTCCTTTATCTCTTTTTCAATCGCAGCGAAATCTTTGACAAAAGAAACGCTGATGATGTCGGCTCCCGCTTCGGCCAATGCGATCGCGTAAGCCATTCCGATTCCCTGGTTAGAACCTGTCACGATAGCTACCTTATTGTCCAGCCTAAACTTGTCAAGTATCATTTTAAAACTCGTTTCTGTGTTCCATGAAGATATCGTTTTCGCAAATAGACTATATATTAGTCCAGCGTTCCATTATCCTTCCTGTCAACATTCTCACTTCAGATCCAACATCTTGACAGCGTCCATATCTTCGTAGTCCTGGTTTTCACCTCCCATCGCCCATATAAACGAGTAGCTTTTTGTTCCCACCCCGGTGTGAACAGACCAGCTAGGTGAAATCACAGCCTGCTTGTCACGGACGATCAAGTGCCTCGTTTCATCAGGCTCACCCATCATGTGAAAAACCACCGAATCACCGTCAAGTCCGAAGTATAAATATATCTCGGTTCTTCTCCTATGGGTATGTGCAGGCATCGTATTCCAGACACTTCCTTCACTCAGATCCGTCAGACCCATAACGAGCTGCGAACTCTTGATGCCGTCCGCGTGGATGCACCTATTGATCGTTCTTTCGTTAGCATCGAGCTTGTTTCCGGTCCTGGTCGAATAAATCTTTCCAAACTTAATGAACGCAGATGGATAGGAAGAATGAGCCGGATAACTGACAAAATAAAATCTCGCAGGTTTCTTATGGTGACTGCTGGAGAACGAGACTTCCCTGGCACCTCTTCCGACATAGACGGCATCTTTAAATTCAAGCAAGAATTCTTTACCGTCGACCTTGACTTTTCCCGAACCTCCGATATTAAATATCCCGATTTCTCTTCGCTCTGCAAAATATTGAGAGGCCATCTCTTGTTTGCTGCTTAGAAGCGGCAGCGATTTTTTCAGCGGAACGGCGCCGCCGACGATGGCACGGTCGAGATCAAAATATAGTGTTTGTATACTCCCATCTTGAAAGAGGTTTTCCATCAGGAACGCATTCCTGAGTTCTTCTGTGCTTAACTTCTTGTAACTCTTTACATCTGGAGCGTATCGTACCTCCATCGTTTCACCTTTCATTTGTTTCTACCCTGCGAATAAAACTGCGGCTCACGTTGGGTCCGCAGACAAAAAAGCAAGAGGCGAGGCATTGCCGCCTCGCCTCAAACGTGAATCTTACTTCAGCAGTAACATCTTCTTTGTCTGCACAAAAGTACCAGCAATTAGTCTATAGAAGTAGACTCCGCTTGCGTATCTTGCACCGTCAAATTCTACTTCGTAATAATTGGCTGCCTGCTTCGAATCCACAAGCGTGGCAACTTCTTTACCAAGAACGTCATAAACCTTGAGCGTCACTTTTACATCTTTTGGTAAATCATACTTGATCTTGGTGGACGGGTTAAAAGGATTGGGATAGTTATCATGCAGCGCGAAAACTTTGGGGAGAGCCGGTTGATCTTTGACTCCGACCAGACGCTTCCCTACCCCGCTGACAGACACGGTATCCATAGCCGTCGGAGCATTGTCATAGAACACGACCGATGCTGACTTACTACCGAGAGATGCCGGCGCAAACGTAATGGCAAACTTCTGACTGCCACCGATGGGAATACTTGCACTTGCAGGCGAGACGGTGAACTCAGCAGACGAAGACTTCACAGAATCGACTACGAGGGCCGTATTTCCGCTGGGATTGCTGACCACTACGGTATCAGATTTTGTCAGAGTCAACATTACACTATCAAAATCAACAGTCTTCGGCGTCACGCTAAACGTCAGCACAGGGATCAAAGTAAATGACCACCTAGTGTCGCCTATGATTTGGCCATCAGTGCCCGCCATAGAAAGATCAGTGGTAGATGTGTAAGAACAATTCAGTGAGTCAAAATAATACTCCAGGTGGTGACGATGGAAATCGTATGTCCAGTTCCAGATTGAACTCGTGTTAAGAGTAGGTTTGTTCTTGTCGTCTAAGCTTTTGTTCAAAACCCACCTTATCAGTTCCGTCATCAAACCGGGAGCGTTTGTAAATTTTACATTCGTGACCGGTATGAACGTATGCACTGTGTCTTTGCCTTGAGATGCCAGAAGAGTATTCATGTTCCAAGTCAGGTACGGCGGACCTTGCTTATGGTAAAAAGGACCCGCGTAAATAGTATCGTTTGGCGGACCTAGCGCGAGTATCGCTGCACCCGAATCCGAGGAAGCATAGTAGTTTTTCTGGATATTCCAAACTGCCGCGTTATTTTTGTTTGTAAGGACCCATGTCATTCTCCATGTCCCGTTTACCGTATCTTTTTCACCCGGATCGCTGAACTCCACCTGACGGATGGCAGCAGTATCTTCACCAAGTGCAAAGTGATCAACTAACAGGTTGTTGGTGATTTGCAACGTGCCGGTCCCGGTAGAATCAACCTTGCCTAAGGAGAGGAATCCGTGGTACGACATGGAATTGACAACGGTATTATGGTCGAAGATGAAATTCTCAATGGGAAACGTGGATTGATAGTGTCGAACAACCCTATCATACAGGTTTACGAGCGTGCAATTTTGAATAATCATCGTATCGATTTCTACGTTCCTTGCGTCGATGAACTTACCCGCACCGAAATTAGAAGTCGGATGTCCCATGTCCGCAAAGATAGAATGAGTAATCTGAATTAATGCCGCTGGTCCTTCCGTTCTTATGATTTGCCCTGCAATCGTTTTCATTACGCAACTATCGATGATGATGCGATTGTTGGTGCCGGTGGAAAGTGTGCGAAGTATCATGGTGTTTGAATACTGCAGAAGGGTATCGTTAGGAAGCTGATCTTCCCGGTATCCTGAGACCATGATGTGTGTCATGGACAGTGTGGAATTGCCGCTCAAGTTTATGAACTGTCCCGGAGGAGCGCCCGTTCCCGCCGTCGTCGGAGCCAGATAAACTATCGGATCATAGTGAAATCCGGGATAGGTGTATTCCGAGCCCGCCTTAAATGTAATAGTGCTCCCACCAGCAAAAGTAAGGGCCGCATTAACAAGATAAATTCCGTTCCTGTGCAAAACATAGACGCGAGTACCTGCCTTAAAAGCGGCACTGCTCGTATCCGCCAGGATTACAGTATTCAGGTACTGCCCGGCACCGGTGCCGGAAGTGGAATAGTAATCTTCGATTACTAAATCTTGGCACAACGCTGTCACAGGAAAAAGCAACAACAGCGCGAACCACATTTTACTTCTCATGTTCTTCTCCTTTTTGTTTTTGTTGAGTTACTGATTAACCATAAATGAGATCGTCACAATAAATCATTCTATCTATTTGACAATAACTGTGAGGCACAATAATCTAGGTTCACAGAGTTATCCTCAGACCTAATTCCGCGGATGTTCCATACAATTCCCTCGTGCTATTCAGGAACCAATTATTGACCGTGTTCACTTGAGAAGTGGTCTCCTGAGTGTTTGTCAAGTTGTCAACGTTGAAAAAGAGCGAAAAAGCTTTCGTGAGTTGCTGCCTGAGAGCAAGATCCAGCTTGACAAAACCATTGACGCGAATATCCTGGGTGCCGTCGGCAGAGTATGACTGTACATACTGGCTTTGAAAGAAAACAGAGACTCTAGCTGAGAATCCTCCGATGTCATATCCCAGAGCGGCGTTGCCATAAAACACGGGTTGATTCTCCGAATTCCTCTTGGCATTAACGGCGATGTTATGTCCCGGACCTGGTCCCCAGGTGGTGTCTCCGCGGACAACGTGCGCGACCGAATCAGGTACCAGTTCCCTTGTGATGATGTAAGTTTGAGAATGAGTTATAGAAAAATTATAGGACAAGGAGGTATTGGCAAGAAAGCCGGGCAGAAAGAGGAAATTCATTTGGTGCTCAAACTCGAGTCCCCAGACATACGTGGGTTGTGTTGCATTATACGGCACCGTAAAGAGAAAACTGCTCTTTGAACCCAACTGTTTGAAATAGTTCGTGTTTTGCCAGGTCACGCCAATGGCGTTCAACACAGAATCATAACCGGTGCTGATGCCAACGGCGTCCATTTGGTGGTACAGATCATCTATCCTCTTGAAGAATGCCGAGACAGAGATGAGTCCGATGGTGCTGCTGTATATTTGAGGATTGATCTCGAAATTCCACGCCTTCGGATCTTTCAGATTAGGATTTCCCATTATGACGGGAGTACCTTGAGAGTTGTTGTTTATGATGAACTGCGGGAGACGCAGATTATAATCAGGTCTGGCCAGCGCGCGGTATGCAGCGAAGCGAATGCTGAAAAAATCAGTAGGCCTGAGAATCAACTGCGCGTTTGGAAGCCAGATCGTCTCCGCGTATTTAGTGGTTGAATCTTTAATCTCAGTCCCCGGCGAAGGTGTGACAACGATGCCAATTGTCTGCAGACCGCCCGTTGCAAACCTGGCACCATAATTGTCGTTTTCGTTCTCAACACGCACACCCATCATCAAAGTGGCCAGGTATCCGAAATCAAAAGTGTTCATGATGTATCCGGCCGAAACACCCTCATTGATACTGTAGTCGTTCAAAGATGCTCCTGCACTTGGAACGTACTCCAAACCCGCAGTAGACAAGCCGTTCTTGTTAAGCTGATACCATAGTTTCATGGCATCCACACTTATAAGCGGTGTCATTCTGTACAGGTTAAGGAGATTGCGCGAAGGCACAGGCTGGTCAATGAAATCAGACAAATCCGGTGGACCCCCGGCTCGGTTTTCACGATAATCTTGAAAACGGGTACCCATCAAATTTATTGAGTCGCCCGTGACGGTTTTGTTGTACGAATTGAACTGGTATAAGTATGTGTTGTTATCGAGCTCGCTCTGATCCATCCATCTTGATCTGTCCCTGTATTTACCTCCCATTTTCAGATCACCTGATATGAGACTTCCCACCGAGTACTTTCTTGAGATGTTCAATGCGGCTGATCTTTGCCTCTCGAAATTTTGTTCCTGATAATAGACTGCGCTACTGCAAGCCGCATCATTATAAAGATTTGCCGCATAAGGTATGATGTTTAGTTCGGGATGGTCTCTTCCTGAAGGAACCGACTCGCCGGATATTACACCCGGAACTTCGGTGAATTTCATCTCATAGTCAAATGGGTTTTTTATTCTGGAGTCAGCGTAAGAACCAAGCCAATCGACCTCAAATCCGGAAAGAAAATTCTTACCCTGCAGTGAGACGTTCGAAGTGCTCATGTTCGTCTGAGTATATCGATAGTCGTAATCCCAGACCACACCCGGCTGACCGCCGGGGTAAACCCTGCTATGGACGAGTATGTTCCTAATCGTGCCGTTATAGAAACCACTCAGCTTCACAGAACCGCTGTCGGGAGTATTGACGTCAAAGATCGCCTGGCCGCCCTGTCTCTTTCTGGTCTCATCCGTGAACGCGACGGTGAACTGCCCCATTTTGTAATCGTTCCAAGTATAGCCCGAGGGATTAGGCGGCAAATCAGGATTAGGAACGTATTGATATCCCGTAGAGGTATTCTCTTTGCTTCGAATCTTTTGTTCTGCATTCGCTTGAAGTTGAACGCCAAGAATGCCGTTGAAAAATCGCTCACCGTATCGACCAGAGAAATCATATTGCCCTGCCGAATTCATGAGTCGATTGTAATCTCCCTTGAGATCAAAACGGATCAATCTCTCGGAAGGAGCTTTTCTTGTAACCAAATTTATCGTACCTGCTATTGCGTCTCCATCCTGATCCGGCAAGAGCGCCTTGTATAATTCAATACCTGCCAACGAGCCTTGAGAAATCATGCTGAGGTCGACGTCCCGGCTTGTCGAATCGGTACCGGGTATCGTCACACCGTCGACCGTGATGTTGCTGAACTTTGAGCTAAGCCCTCTAAGGACAACTTTACTTGCCTCGCCTCCGTTTCGAATTATTGATACACCGGGTAGCCGCCCGATCGCCTCTGCGGCATTGGCATCCGGCAGCTCTTGGATTTTTTCTTCGGAAACAACATTCATGATTGTTGCTGCCCTGACCTGCTGATTGATCGCGGCGAGCTGTCCCTTCGCCTGTGAAACAACTATAACTTCCTTGCCCCTCACCTCCTGCGGAGGTAACAGGAAACTCTCAATCGTCATCTCCTTGCCTTTGACCGTCACATCTATTGTCTTACTTCCGTATCCTATGTAAGACACCTGAACCTTGTACTGCCCTTCCGGTATGGCCGTAACTCTGAAATGTCCGTCCAGGTCCGTGCTGGCACCCAAGCTCGTGCCAACAAAAAGGACATTAGCGCCAGGGAGCGGATCTTTAGATAAGGAATCCAGCACATATCCTTGCAGAATTCCCTGGGCAAAGACATGATTTGATAGAACGACGACAAAGAAAGAAAAGCAAATGAACTCGTAACGCCATTTCATGTTCCTACCTCATAGCTTTTAAAAAGGTTAATAGCTTTTGACTTTCATTTGATAATAGATGCGCGCCGACCTGTCTGCTCTTTTGATCCGTAACATTTATGATTATTTGTAAAACGGAGCCAAATTGATTCGCGCTCAATTAGGCCGGCAACTTCATAAGAGAGAGACGCGTCATGAGCAAACACGAACGCGCAGCCTCCAAACTTAAAAAGAACCTTAAGCGATCACTTTATCGTTAACTGCAACGACAAAAAAATTACGACAAGGGCAAACCACCGGGTCATCAGACAAAACAAGAAACTCTTTCCGTGCCCTTTTATTCTATGACAACGTTTTTCGAGAACAACCAATTAAATCGCATCTTACTCTCAATGCGCGCGGGCCCGATAGCATTGATGTCTTCGACGGAGCGAACTCCACGTCGTCGACTTGAAAGGAACCTGGCCAAACGATAACGAACCAAACACTTCACCCGGCGATGAATGAGTTATAACGTCACATGTCATACATGCTAGCACAAATGCGGATTCAGTTTTTTTCAACTTTTTGGTTTCCAGATTTCACGGTCAACTTCACATGCTCCTCGGCCACATTCAAATGAATTGTCATGGCCCGCCTTGCACCTTCAGCATCCCGCTTCAAGATTGCCGAAAGAACCTTCCCATGTTTTTCCACCGCGGAATCTTTGGAATTCCGAACGGCGTTATAAACGGAGATCTTTATCGCCGGCATCAACCGATGGATAGGCTCGATCATCAGAGGGATGATGATGTTATGGGTCGCCCTCGCTATGTCAAGGTGGAACAGCAAGTCAAGTCTCGCCAGCTCGGAGTGGTCGTTTGGCGGACAATTCTTGAGTTCCTCCCAATCACTCTGAAGTTTTGATGCATCCTCACTCGTGTGTCTGAGGGCTGCAACATAAGCAATTGCGGGCTCAATTATCTGCCTCGCGTGAATAACGTCGAGTGCATAATCCTTTTGAATCGAGAACCTGAGATAAGAATGGAGCGGCTCAACTACGCTTTCAGCAGAATAACCCTTGACGAAAACGCCCTTTCCCTTTTTAATGGCAACTATCCCTCGGGCACTAAGCGTCCTGAGGGCTTCTCTGATCACGGTCCTGCTGACATCAAATTGCGCTGCCAAGTCAAACTCCGGTGCGAGACGATCGCCGCTCTTTAGAACTCGAGCATGAATCGCGTCTTCGATCTTCTGAGCAACCGTTTTGCTCAAAAGCTCTCGATTCCCAATCGTCGTAAAGGTAGCTCGTTCGCTCATAGTAAGATGTCTGACATCTTATAATACAAAAAGAAGCCGGCTTTGTCAAGTCCTTCTGAATCATCTGAGTCCCTGTTTTCTCAAAATTATCGATGTTCTAACCTTTTCACACTAAGTATGTCGACGATGCTGTCTCCCCGCCCCGGCCAGTCCAATTGGTGTGGAAGAATTCTCCGCGAGGTTTGTCGACTCTTTCATACTGATGCGCTCCGAAATAGTCGCGCTGTGCCTGGAGCAAGTTCGCCGGCAGTCGGGCGTTTCTGTAGCCGTCAAAATAATTCAATGCAGTGGAGAACGCCGGTACCCAGATGCCGTTCAAGACCGCGGTAGAGATAACCCTTCGCCATGAGTCTTGAGCTGAGTCAATTTTGTTTTTGAAGAAGGGATCAAGAAGCAGATTGCTGAGATCGGGATTCTTGTCAAACGCCTCTTTGATCTTCCCGAGAAAAACGCTTCGGATGATGCAACCACCTCTCCACAACAGCGCGATGCCGCCATAGTTTAAGTCCCATTTATATTCCTCAGCCGCCGAGCGCAGCATGGTGAAACCCTGGGCATACGAGACGATCTTCGAAGCATATAAAGCTTTCTCAAGGTCGTTCAAGAATGCCTGCTTGTCTCCTGCGAATTTTGATTTAGGTCCCGCCAACACTTTTGACGCCGCTACCCTTTCTTCCTTCATCGCTGAAAGACATCTGCCAAAGACGGCTTCGCTGATAAGCGTGAGAGGAATCCCGAGATCAAGGGAAGTCACACTTGTCCATTTTCCTGTCCCTTTCTGTCCTGCTGTATCAAGAATCCTATCCACAAGCGGCTGACCGTCACCGTCTTTGTACGCGAGAATGTCTCTTGAAATTTCGATCAGGTAGCTGTTCAGATCTCCCGTGTTCCATTTCCTGAACACTTCATGCATTTCGAGTGCGTTCATACCCAATAGCTCTCTCATAATCTGATATGCTTCGCTGATTAACTGCATGTCGCCGTATTCGATTCCGTTGTGTACCATCTTAACGAAATGACCGGCACCGTCGCTCCCGACCCAGTCACAGCATGGTGTGCCATCTTCGACTTTTGCAGCAATCGCCTGAAATATCGGTTTCACGTGCGGCCAGGCCGCAGGCGAGCCGCCCGGCATGATCGAGGGACCTCGCAGCGCTCCCTCTTCTCCGCCGGAGACTCCGGTCCCTATGAACATTAGCTCCTTGCTCTCGAGGTGCTTTGTCCTTCGGATTGTATCCGGATAATGCGAGTTACCGCCGTCAATGATGATGTCGCCCTTCTCCAAATGAGGAATAAGCATCTCGATGAATTCA includes:
- the kduI gene encoding 5-dehydro-4-deoxy-D-glucuronate isomerase → MEVRYAPDVKSYKKLSTEELRNAFLMENLFQDGSIQTLYFDLDRAIVGGAVPLKKSLPLLSSKQEMASQYFAERREIGIFNIGGSGKVKVDGKEFLLEFKDAVYVGRGAREVSFSSSHHKKPARFYFVSYPAHSSYPSAFIKFGKIYSTRTGNKLDANERTINRCIHADGIKSSQLVMGLTDLSEGSVWNTMPAHTHRRRTEIYLYFGLDGDSVVFHMMGEPDETRHLIVRDKQAVISPSWSVHTGVGTKSYSFIWAMGGENQDYEDMDAVKMLDLK
- a CDS encoding FadR/GntR family transcriptional regulator, producing the protein MSERATFTTIGNRELLSKTVAQKIEDAIHARVLKSGDRLAPEFDLAAQFDVSRTVIREALRTLSARGIVAIKKGKGVFVKGYSAESVVEPLHSYLRFSIQKDYALDVIHARQIIEPAIAYVAALRHTSEDASKLQSDWEELKNCPPNDHSELARLDLLFHLDIARATHNIIIPLMIEPIHRLMPAIKISVYNAVRNSKDSAVEKHGKVLSAILKRDAEGARRAMTIHLNVAEEHVKLTVKSGNQKVEKN
- the gnd gene encoding decarboxylating NADP(+)-dependent phosphogluconate dehydrogenase — encoded protein: MSSKADIGLIGLAVMGENLVLNIESRGFTVAVFNRTVEKVTNFVNGRAKGKKIVGTHNIEELVSSLKTPRKIMLMVKAGKPVDEFIEMLIPHLEKGDIIIDGGNSHYPDTIRRTKHLESKELMFIGTGVSGGEEGALRGPSIMPGGSPAAWPHVKPIFQAIAAKVEDGTPCCDWVGSDGAGHFVKMVHNGIEYGDMQLISEAYQIMRELLGMNALEMHEVFRKWNTGDLNSYLIEISRDILAYKDGDGQPLVDRILDTAGQKGTGKWTSVTSLDLGIPLTLISEAVFGRCLSAMKEERVAASKVLAGPKSKFAGDKQAFLNDLEKALYASKIVSYAQGFTMLRSAAEEYKWDLNYGGIALLWRGGCIIRSVFLGKIKEAFDKNPDLSNLLLDPFFKNKIDSAQDSWRRVISTAVLNGIWVPAFSTALNYFDGYRNARLPANLLQAQRDYFGAHQYERVDKPRGEFFHTNWTGRGGETASSTYLV
- a CDS encoding choice-of-anchor D domain-containing protein, with amino-acid sequence MRSKMWFALLLLFPVTALCQDLVIEDYYSTSGTGAGQYLNTVILADTSSAAFKAGTRVYVLHRNGIYLVNAALTFAGGSTITFKAGSEYTYPGFHYDPIVYLAPTTAGTGAPPGQFINLSGNSTLSMTHIMVSGYREDQLPNDTLLQYSNTMILRTLSTGTNNRIIIDSCVMKTIAGQIIRTEGPAALIQITHSIFADMGHPTSNFGAGKFIDARNVEIDTMIIQNCTLVNLYDRVVRHYQSTFPIENFIFDHNTVVNSMSYHGFLSLGKVDSTGTGTLQITNNLLVDHFALGEDTAAIRQVEFSDPGEKDTVNGTWRMTWVLTNKNNAAVWNIQKNYYASSDSGAAILALGPPNDTIYAGPFYHKQGPPYLTWNMNTLLASQGKDTVHTFIPVTNVKFTNAPGLMTELIRWVLNKSLDDKNKPTLNTSSIWNWTYDFHRHHLEYYFDSLNCSYTSTTDLSMAGTDGQIIGDTRWSFTLIPVLTFSVTPKTVDFDSVMLTLTKSDTVVVSNPSGNTALVVDSVKSSSAEFTVSPASASIPIGGSQKFAITFAPASLGSKSASVVFYDNAPTAMDTVSVSGVGKRLVGVKDQPALPKVFALHDNYPNPFNPSTKIKYDLPKDVKVTLKVYDVLGKEVATLVDSKQAANYYEVEFDGARYASGVYFYRLIAGTFVQTKKMLLLK
- a CDS encoding TonB-dependent receptor translates to MKWRYEFICFSFFVVVLSNHVFAQGILQGYVLDSLSKDPLPGANVLFVGTSLGASTDLDGHFRVTAIPEGQYKVQVSYIGYGSKTIDVTVKGKEMTIESFLLPPQEVRGKEVIVVSQAKGQLAAINQQVRAATIMNVVSEEKIQELPDANAAEAIGRLPGVSIIRNGGEASKVVLRGLSSKFSNITVDGVTIPGTDSTSRDVDLSMISQGSLAGIELYKALLPDQDGDAIAGTINLVTRKAPSERLIRFDLKGDYNRLMNSAGQYDFSGRYGERFFNGILGVQLQANAEQKIRSKENTSTGYQYVPNPDLPPNPSGYTWNDYKMGQFTVAFTDETRKRQGGQAIFDVNTPDSGSVKLSGFYNGTIRNILVHSRVYPGGQPGVVWDYDYRYTQTNMSTSNVSLQGKNFLSGFEVDWLGSYADSRIKNPFDYEMKFTEVPGVISGESVPSGRDHPELNIIPYAANLYNDAACSSAVYYQEQNFERQRSAALNISRKYSVGSLISGDLKMGGKYRDRSRWMDQSELDNNTYLYQFNSYNKTVTGDSINLMGTRFQDYRENRAGGPPDLSDFIDQPVPSRNLLNLYRMTPLISVDAMKLWYQLNKNGLSTAGLEYVPSAGASLNDYSINEGVSAGYIMNTFDFGYLATLMMGVRVENENDNYGARFATGGLQTIGIVVTPSPGTEIKDSTTKYAETIWLPNAQLILRPTDFFSIRFAAYRALARPDYNLRLPQFIINNNSQGTPVIMGNPNLKDPKAWNFEINPQIYSSTIGLISVSAFFKRIDDLYHQMDAVGISTGYDSVLNAIGVTWQNTNYFKQLGSKSSFLFTVPYNATQPTYVWGLEFEHQMNFLFLPGFLANTSLSYNFSITHSQTYIITRELVPDSVAHVVRGDTTWGPGPGHNIAVNAKRNSENQPVFYGNAALGYDIGGFSARVSVFFQSQYVQSYSADGTQDIRVNGFVKLDLALRQQLTKAFSLFFNVDNLTNTQETTSQVNTVNNWFLNSTRELYGTSAELGLRITL
- a CDS encoding SDR family NAD(P)-dependent oxidoreductase, whose product is MILDKFRLDNKVAIVTGSNQGIGMAYAIALAEAGADIISVSFVKDFAAIEKEIKERGRRFKSYTSDFSDRKSLYGFIRNVKTDFPKIDILVNNAGTIMRKPISEHPDEYWDRVIEVNLSSQFVLTREIGKSMVTRGYGKIVFIASLLAFQGGILVPGYSASKGGVKQLTMAFSNEWASSGVTVNAIAPGYIATDNTKALRDDPGRNQSILERIPAGRWGTPEDLMGTVVFLCSDASNYLNGSVVTVDGGWMGR